The following proteins come from a genomic window of Methanoculleus caldifontis:
- a CDS encoding type I 3-dehydroquinate dehydratase translates to MKIVVSVEDVGVIDAVMEYNPTFIEIRLDRMEGDLQEQVRAIREKTAVPLIATLRSREEGGRFVGDADLWVRIVGPIARYVDFVDVEARYRDQAPFIKSQGVQILASLHTNEMPTQPELGRIEEMLRSYGDIPKIVVKPRTRDDLFTLIAFTHHAQKPICTSIMGAEFRYARAILPLVGSEFTFCHAGTPTAEGQYHIREMRQLADLLK, encoded by the coding sequence ATGAAGATCGTCGTCTCTGTGGAGGATGTCGGGGTTATCGATGCGGTGATGGAGTACAACCCGACGTTCATCGAGATCCGGCTCGACCGGATGGAGGGGGACCTGCAGGAGCAGGTCCGCGCGATCCGCGAGAAGACCGCCGTCCCCCTGATTGCTACCCTGAGAAGCCGGGAGGAAGGAGGCAGGTTCGTCGGCGATGCCGACCTCTGGGTCCGGATCGTCGGGCCGATCGCACGGTATGTCGACTTCGTGGACGTGGAGGCCCGTTACCGGGACCAGGCGCCGTTCATCAAGAGCCAGGGCGTCCAGATCCTCGCATCCCTCCACACGAACGAGATGCCCACGCAGCCTGAACTGGGGAGGATCGAGGAGATGCTCCGGTCCTACGGCGACATCCCCAAGATCGTCGTGAAACCCCGGACCCGCGACGACCTCTTTACACTCATCGCGTTCACCCACCACGCCCAGAAACCCATCTGCACGAGCATCATGGGCGCGGAGTTCCGTTACGCCCGTGCCATCCTGCCGCTCGTGGGGTCGGAGTTCACCTTCTGCCACGCCGGGACCCCGACGGCTGAAGGGCAGTACCATATCAGGGAGATGCGGCAGCTCGCGGATCTGTTGAAGTAA
- a CDS encoding DUF3656 domain-containing U32 family peptidase, whose product MPHNHHQVSGSPELLAPAGSPEALAAAVAAGADAVYLAGRRFGARHYAANFSDEELRAAVDYAHLRGVRVYVTVNTLVRDDELADVARYLLWLYETGVDAVLVQDAGVASLAREAVPDLLLHASTQMTVHNREGVGRAAREGFSRVVLARELTLAEIEGIGEEAAARGIGIEVFAHGALCYCYSGQCLLSSVIGGRSGNRGMCAQPCRKPYRLVTGEKDGYGRPKELCEVPAEDHYLLSTRDLAVYPHLDRLARTPVASLKIEGRMRSPEYVATVTSIYRRALDAIAAGNPWSPSKEEMRDLALAFNREFTEGYILGARDIMARDRPGNRGILLGTVTGYDPRRGEAAVRLAGDLLPRSGDGLAFCTDDPEEDTGAVVRGTPTARSGTVRLSVPAQVREGARVFLTKSADLEERAKRIMTKPLPQIPIDISAAWEDGVPCLEATVPVDGGEPLLVRYRSDLVMEPARSRPLAAEQIAEQFGKTGGTPFMVRRMDLRYPGGLFAPASELNRVRRTFLERVGEAVLAARRPGQDAVDAARERVEAAIAGMECSTEQRRAPRPLPVSVYAGTLDEAAAAARSGARTVYLEPPATGILAEAAAVCREGGADLVWKWPSITRRGFLDAAAPLLPSLYDAGVRGVMVSGMGVADAVRQAEPRMALYGAAGLNLWNHRTARELAPLFLRCTASPELPAADLARLAEAAGEAPELEVLVQGNIEALVTEDRLVAAVSGKEPGDRFLGLADQRNRVFPLRHDGEGRTYIANAVETCLVDRLPRIAGMGIDAVAIDARGRGPHYAGEMARLYREGIDAAGRGDSRTLAALKEEVKRRALGGITGGHFVRGLEE is encoded by the coding sequence ATGCCGCACAATCACCATCAGGTATCCGGGTCGCCGGAACTGCTTGCGCCGGCCGGGTCGCCGGAGGCCCTGGCCGCAGCGGTCGCCGCCGGCGCGGACGCCGTCTACCTTGCCGGGAGGCGCTTTGGGGCCCGGCACTACGCGGCGAACTTCTCCGACGAGGAACTTCGCGCCGCCGTCGATTACGCGCACCTCCGAGGCGTCAGGGTCTACGTCACCGTGAATACCCTCGTCCGGGACGACGAACTCGCCGATGTGGCCCGCTACCTCCTCTGGCTCTACGAGACGGGGGTCGACGCCGTCCTGGTGCAGGATGCCGGGGTGGCCTCGCTCGCCCGCGAGGCCGTGCCGGACCTCCTCCTCCACGCCTCGACCCAGATGACGGTCCACAACCGCGAGGGCGTGGGCCGGGCGGCGCGGGAGGGGTTCTCGCGCGTGGTGCTGGCACGGGAACTCACCCTCGCCGAGATCGAGGGGATCGGAGAGGAGGCAGCGGCACGGGGGATCGGCATCGAGGTCTTCGCCCACGGGGCGCTCTGCTACTGCTACTCGGGCCAGTGCCTCCTCTCCTCGGTCATCGGGGGGCGGAGCGGGAACCGGGGGATGTGCGCCCAGCCGTGCAGGAAGCCCTACCGGCTGGTGACAGGCGAGAAGGACGGGTACGGGCGCCCGAAGGAGCTCTGCGAGGTGCCCGCGGAGGACCATTACCTCCTCTCGACCCGGGACCTCGCGGTATACCCGCATCTCGATCGGCTCGCGCGTACGCCGGTGGCGTCGCTCAAGATCGAGGGGAGGATGCGCTCCCCGGAGTACGTCGCCACGGTGACGAGCATCTACCGGCGCGCCCTCGACGCGATCGCCGCCGGCAACCCCTGGTCGCCCTCGAAGGAAGAGATGCGGGACCTCGCCCTCGCGTTCAACCGGGAGTTCACGGAGGGCTACATCCTCGGCGCCCGCGATATCATGGCCCGCGACCGGCCCGGAAACCGGGGCATCCTGCTCGGCACGGTCACCGGCTACGACCCGCGGAGAGGGGAGGCGGCCGTCCGCCTCGCCGGCGACCTCTTACCCCGCTCCGGCGACGGACTCGCATTCTGCACGGACGATCCGGAGGAGGATACGGGCGCGGTCGTCAGAGGCACCCCGACCGCGAGGAGCGGGACGGTGCGCCTCTCCGTCCCCGCGCAGGTACGGGAGGGCGCCCGGGTCTTCCTGACGAAGAGCGCGGATCTCGAGGAGCGGGCGAAGCGGATCATGACAAAACCCCTGCCGCAGATCCCCATCGACATCTCGGCCGCCTGGGAGGACGGGGTGCCCTGCCTGGAGGCGACGGTCCCGGTGGACGGCGGCGAGCCGCTCCTGGTGCGCTACCGCTCCGACCTCGTGATGGAGCCAGCACGGAGCCGGCCGCTCGCCGCGGAGCAGATCGCCGAGCAGTTCGGGAAGACCGGGGGGACGCCGTTTATGGTCCGGAGAATGGATCTGCGGTACCCCGGCGGGCTCTTTGCGCCGGCAAGCGAGCTGAACCGGGTCCGGCGGACATTCTTAGAGCGGGTCGGGGAGGCCGTCCTCGCCGCCCGGCGCCCGGGGCAGGATGCGGTAGATGCCGCCCGCGAGAGGGTCGAGGCGGCGATCGCCGGGATGGAATGTTCCACAGAACAACGCCGCGCACCTCGCCCTCTCCCGGTCTCGGTCTACGCCGGCACCCTTGACGAAGCGGCGGCCGCGGCCCGGAGCGGCGCACGGACTGTCTACCTCGAACCCCCGGCCACCGGTATCCTCGCGGAGGCCGCCGCCGTCTGTCGGGAGGGGGGTGCCGACCTCGTCTGGAAGTGGCCGTCGATCACCCGGCGCGGGTTCCTCGATGCGGCGGCGCCCCTCCTCCCCTCACTCTACGACGCGGGCGTCCGCGGTGTCATGGTGAGCGGGATGGGGGTCGCGGATGCGGTCAGGCAGGCCGAGCCCCGGATGGCGCTCTACGGCGCCGCCGGGCTGAACCTCTGGAACCACAGGACCGCCCGGGAACTTGCACCGCTCTTCCTGCGGTGCACGGCCTCCCCCGAACTCCCGGCCGCCGATCTTGCCCGGCTCGCAGAAGCGGCCGGGGAGGCTCCCGAACTCGAGGTCCTCGTGCAGGGGAACATCGAGGCGCTCGTGACCGAAGACCGGCTGGTGGCGGCGGTCTCCGGCAAGGAACCCGGCGACCGGTTCCTCGGGCTCGCAGACCAGCGCAACCGCGTCTTCCCGCTCAGGCACGACGGCGAGGGGCGGACCTACATCGCGAACGCCGTCGAGACCTGCCTCGTCGACCGGCTGCCCCGGATCGCCGGGATGGGCATCGACGCCGTCGCCATCGATGCACGGGGGCGGGGGCCGCATTACGCCGGGGAGATGGCCCGGCTCTACCGGGAGGGGATCGACGCCGCGGGCCGGGGAGACTCCCGCACCCTCGCCGCGCTCAAAGAAGAGGTGAAGCGGCGAGCGCTCGGCGGCATCACCGGCGGGCATTTCGTCAGGGGACTTGAGGAATGA
- a CDS encoding chorismate synthase: protein MNTFGRNFRSTTFGESHGKAVGVVVDGCPPGVALAEADIQPYLDRRRPGKSPLESGRQEADRVEILSGTFEGKTTGAPIALVVSNRDVRSGDYDALRDVFRPGHADYTWQAKYGLRDHRGGGRSSGRETLARVAAGAVAIRCLAPYGISIRGKVVEIHGATEPAAMEEEIIAARDAGDSVGGIVEVRAVGCPAGLGDPVFGKLDAAIAGAMMGIGAVKGVEIGEGFAAARLFGSEMNDPIGEAGFASNHAGGVLGGISTGQEIVVRLAVKPTPSIRRVQQTIDIAGEEQEISVGGRHDPCIAPRIVPVAECMLALVIMDAMLEQAKYRGLGATG, encoded by the coding sequence ATGAATACGTTCGGGAGAAACTTCAGGTCCACCACGTTCGGAGAGAGCCACGGCAAGGCGGTGGGCGTGGTCGTCGACGGCTGCCCGCCGGGGGTCGCCCTCGCGGAGGCGGATATTCAGCCCTACCTCGACCGGAGGCGGCCGGGAAAGAGCCCGCTCGAGTCCGGGAGGCAGGAAGCCGACCGGGTGGAGATCCTCTCGGGGACATTCGAGGGGAAGACGACCGGCGCCCCGATCGCGCTCGTCGTCTCGAATCGGGACGTCCGGTCGGGGGACTACGACGCTCTCCGGGACGTCTTCCGGCCGGGGCACGCGGACTACACCTGGCAGGCGAAGTACGGGCTCCGCGACCACCGGGGCGGCGGGCGGAGTTCTGGCCGGGAGACCCTTGCGCGGGTCGCGGCAGGCGCCGTCGCAATTCGCTGCCTTGCGCCTTACGGCATCAGTATCCGGGGGAAGGTCGTCGAGATCCACGGCGCGACGGAGCCGGCAGCGATGGAGGAGGAAATCATCGCCGCCCGCGATGCCGGCGACTCCGTGGGCGGGATCGTCGAGGTGAGGGCCGTCGGATGCCCGGCAGGCCTCGGTGACCCGGTCTTCGGGAAACTCGATGCCGCGATCGCCGGGGCGATGATGGGGATCGGCGCGGTGAAGGGCGTCGAGATCGGCGAGGGCTTCGCTGCCGCCCGGCTCTTCGGGAGCGAGATGAACGATCCTATCGGCGAGGCCGGGTTTGCAAGCAACCATGCGGGCGGCGTCCTCGGCGGGATCAGCACCGGCCAGGAGATCGTCGTCCGGCTTGCCGTCAAGCCGACGCCCTCGATACGCCGGGTCCAGCAGACCATCGATATCGCCGGAGAGGAGCAGGAGATCTCGGTCGGGGGGAGGCACGACCCTTGCATCGCGCCGCGGATTGTCCCGGTCGCGGAGTGCATGCTCGCGCTTGTGATCATGGATGCGATGCTCGAGCAGGCGAAGTACCGGGGGCTGGGTGCGACGGGCTGA
- a CDS encoding TIGR00296 family protein gives MEMLTPEEGRTAVRLARSAIEKTLNGERAALPDLPAIFREKRGVFVTIKRQGHLRGCIGLPYPVKPLGEALVEAAASAALEDPRFPPVSRSELADLDLEVTVLTQPRPLDCPPEERPGCVEVGRHGLIVTGLGTGGLLLPQVPAEYGWSSREFLDQTCVKAGLSPGCWKRKDVAVLTFEGQIFEEKAV, from the coding sequence ATGGAAATGCTGACCCCGGAAGAAGGCAGAACGGCAGTTCGTCTGGCACGGAGCGCCATCGAGAAAACCCTCAACGGCGAACGGGCGGCGCTGCCCGATCTCCCGGCGATCTTTCGCGAGAAGCGCGGCGTCTTCGTCACGATCAAGCGGCAGGGGCATCTTCGCGGCTGCATCGGCCTCCCGTACCCGGTAAAACCGCTCGGCGAGGCGCTCGTCGAAGCGGCCGCATCGGCAGCCCTCGAGGACCCGCGGTTCCCGCCGGTCTCGCGGTCGGAGCTCGCCGACCTCGATCTCGAGGTGACGGTGCTGACACAGCCCCGACCGCTCGACTGCCCGCCGGAAGAACGTCCCGGCTGCGTCGAGGTCGGGCGGCACGGCCTGATCGTCACCGGCCTCGGGACCGGGGGCCTCCTCCTCCCGCAGGTCCCGGCCGAGTACGGCTGGAGCAGCCGGGAGTTCCTCGACCAGACCTGCGTCAAGGCCGGGCTTTCGCCCGGCTGCTGGAAGCGTAAAGACGTCGCCGTACTGACGTTCGAGGGTCAGATATTCGAAGAAAAGGCGGTTTAA
- a CDS encoding YbjQ family protein, which translates to MILTTTQEVPGYAVGEVLGVVFGNTVRTKNVGKDVMAGLKSLVGGELEEYTSMLADARTEATNRMINSARDLKADAVLNVRFTTSQTMTTAAELLAYGTAVKLVPKK; encoded by the coding sequence ATGATACTGACGACGACTCAGGAAGTGCCGGGCTACGCCGTGGGAGAAGTCCTCGGCGTGGTCTTCGGGAACACCGTACGGACGAAGAACGTAGGAAAAGACGTCATGGCGGGCTTAAAGAGCCTCGTCGGCGGCGAACTCGAGGAGTACACCTCGATGCTCGCAGACGCCCGGACCGAGGCGACCAACCGGATGATCAACTCGGCGCGCGACCTTAAGGCCGACGCCGTGCTGAACGTCCGGTTCACGACGTCTCAGACGATGACGACGGCAGCGGAGCTCCTCGCCTACGGGACGGCGGTGAAGCTCGTTCCGAAGAAGTAG
- the arcS gene encoding archaeosine synthase subunit alpha, with the protein MSRYETQKHDGLARIGAFEHEGTSVSLPAALDTDDVFPTLRERLLSNVPLSADEGFVRDYFSPGEGQPVAVHPLAEPKAESGDCALVANWHTALRNPRNYTGWLAALKESVPPDTAWYAPASALPSTACLLIYSGFDLFDYRAVDLASAQKKFCLPEGEFPASLMETGACGCEGCREGNLVRHNRLALDREIALVRHYIEAGRLRELMESRCRADAAQVGILRFLDRNYALMERFLPVVRAVPMRANTAESQNRAEIRRFADRVIERFVPTRTDVAVLLPCSARKPYSLSRSHKLFMNTVDRRAHELIVTSPLGLVPRELERIYPAGHYDVPVTGYWDREECAFIADILTRYFAAHPYRRVIAHLEGGALTVAEMAAEACGIDLEVTCQGHPTAPGSLRALNAALEGERRVQTDIVRGTVSWQFGTEISSKGLQIRGRSMQMAVLRGKQQLFSIDAGTGLFRPTFEGWDLIPEGYRVRIDAFVPQGDVLAPGITACDPRIREGDEVLVEGPLAIATGKALMGADEMLRSKRGVAIRVRKVKKLGE; encoded by the coding sequence GTGAGCAGGTATGAGACGCAGAAGCACGACGGCCTCGCACGGATCGGCGCCTTCGAGCACGAAGGGACGAGCGTCTCCCTCCCCGCCGCCCTCGATACGGACGATGTCTTCCCCACGCTCCGCGAGCGTCTGCTCTCGAACGTCCCCCTCTCGGCGGACGAGGGGTTCGTCCGCGACTACTTCTCCCCCGGCGAAGGGCAGCCGGTCGCCGTCCACCCGCTCGCAGAGCCGAAGGCGGAGTCGGGCGACTGCGCCCTGGTCGCGAACTGGCATACGGCACTCAGGAACCCCCGGAACTACACGGGATGGCTTGCGGCCTTAAAAGAGAGCGTCCCCCCGGACACCGCGTGGTACGCCCCGGCGTCGGCGCTCCCCTCGACCGCCTGCCTCCTCATTTACTCGGGCTTCGACCTCTTCGACTACCGGGCCGTCGACCTCGCCTCGGCGCAGAAGAAGTTCTGTCTCCCCGAAGGCGAGTTCCCCGCCTCGCTGATGGAGACCGGGGCCTGCGGGTGCGAGGGCTGCCGGGAGGGGAACCTCGTCCGGCACAACCGTCTCGCACTCGACCGCGAGATCGCCCTCGTCCGGCACTACATCGAGGCCGGGCGGCTCCGTGAACTGATGGAGTCCCGGTGCCGCGCAGACGCCGCGCAGGTGGGCATCCTCCGGTTCCTCGACCGGAACTACGCCCTCATGGAGCGCTTCCTCCCGGTTGTCCGGGCGGTGCCGATGCGGGCGAACACCGCCGAGTCACAGAACCGGGCCGAGATCCGGCGGTTCGCCGACCGGGTGATCGAGCGGTTCGTCCCGACCCGGACCGACGTCGCGGTCCTCCTCCCCTGCTCGGCGCGGAAACCCTACTCGCTCTCAAGGAGCCACAAGCTCTTCATGAACACGGTCGACCGGCGGGCGCACGAACTGATCGTCACCTCGCCCCTCGGCCTCGTCCCCCGCGAACTCGAGCGGATCTACCCGGCCGGCCACTACGATGTGCCGGTGACGGGCTACTGGGACCGCGAGGAGTGCGCCTTCATCGCCGATATCCTCACCCGCTACTTCGCGGCGCACCCCTACCGCCGGGTTATCGCCCACCTCGAGGGCGGAGCGCTCACCGTCGCGGAGATGGCGGCGGAAGCCTGCGGGATCGACCTCGAGGTGACCTGCCAGGGCCACCCGACGGCGCCGGGGTCTCTGCGTGCCCTGAACGCCGCCCTCGAGGGCGAGCGCCGGGTGCAGACCGACATCGTCCGGGGAACGGTATCCTGGCAGTTCGGAACGGAGATCAGTTCCAAGGGCCTCCAGATCCGGGGCAGGAGCATGCAGATGGCGGTTCTGCGCGGGAAGCAGCAACTCTTCAGCATCGACGCCGGGACCGGGCTCTTCCGCCCGACGTTCGAGGGCTGGGACCTGATACCCGAGGGCTACCGGGTCAGGATCGACGCCTTCGTGCCGCAGGGCGACGTCCTCGCGCCGGGGATCACCGCCTGCGACCCCCGGATACGGGAGGGCGACGAGGTGCTCGTGGAAGGGCCGCTCGCGATCGCCACCGGGAAGGCGCTGATGGGTGCGGACGAGATGCTCCGGTCGAAGCGCGGCGTGGCGATCCGGGTGCGGAAGGTAAAGAAGCTCGGGGAGTGA
- a CDS encoding CBS domain-containing protein has product MEIPTPAELREKRIRMGLKQADVARMAGISQSMVARIEAGSVDPRVSTLAKIVEVLQAAEHSGVTAADVMSAPVLSVAPDDPVGRAVEIMGQNGISQLPVLENGIPIGCISESAIMNAMETGGLHQTHRKLVKDYMEPGFPTVPPTASVDTVVRLLHHNHAIIVIEKGKVQGVITKHNLISLIT; this is encoded by the coding sequence ATGGAGATCCCCACCCCGGCCGAACTGCGGGAGAAACGGATTCGCATGGGCTTAAAGCAGGCAGATGTAGCCCGTATGGCTGGAATCAGTCAATCTATGGTCGCGCGGATCGAGGCGGGCAGCGTGGACCCGAGGGTGAGTACGCTCGCAAAGATCGTGGAAGTCCTGCAGGCCGCGGAGCACTCGGGCGTAACGGCCGCGGACGTGATGAGCGCTCCCGTCCTCTCTGTCGCCCCGGATGATCCCGTCGGCCGGGCCGTCGAGATCATGGGCCAGAACGGGATCTCTCAACTGCCGGTGCTCGAGAACGGGATCCCCATAGGATGCATATCCGAATCCGCGATCATGAACGCCATGGAGACGGGGGGGCTTCACCAGACGCACCGGAAACTGGTGAAGGATTATATGGAGCCGGGCTTCCCGACCGTTCCCCCGACGGCGTCTGTCGACACGGTCGTCCGCCTCCTGCACCACAACCACGCCATCATCGTGATCGAGAAAGGGAAGGTGCAGGGTGTCATCACCAAGCACAACCTGATATCGCTGATCACCTGA
- the tpiA gene encoding triose-phosphate isomerase, with translation MVSPFILVNLKTYKEGMGSNAHRIAAAAETVARESGAVIGIAPAFTELHPMSHHYAIPVFAQHIDAITPGAHTGHILPEAVRSAGARGTLINHSERRLTLADIGACVEAARRLHLESVVCTNNDATSAAAAALKPDYVAIEPPELIGSGVSVSKADPGIIERSVNAVRAVNPDVKVLTGAGIQSGECVRIAVDLGTCGVLLASSVVKAENPEAVLRDLVSLI, from the coding sequence ATGGTTTCACCCTTTATTCTGGTCAACCTCAAGACCTACAAGGAAGGTATGGGCAGCAACGCCCACCGGATCGCCGCTGCGGCCGAGACCGTGGCAAGAGAGAGCGGGGCCGTCATCGGCATCGCCCCGGCCTTCACCGAACTCCACCCGATGAGCCACCACTACGCGATACCGGTCTTTGCCCAGCACATCGACGCGATCACCCCCGGCGCCCACACCGGCCATATCCTTCCCGAGGCGGTCAGGTCGGCGGGCGCACGCGGCACCCTGATCAACCACTCAGAACGCCGCCTCACTCTCGCCGATATCGGCGCCTGCGTCGAGGCCGCACGGAGGCTCCACCTCGAGTCGGTCGTCTGCACGAACAACGACGCCACCAGCGCCGCCGCCGCTGCCCTCAAGCCCGATTACGTGGCGATCGAGCCCCCGGAGCTGATCGGGAGCGGGGTCTCGGTCTCGAAGGCCGACCCGGGGATCATCGAGCGGTCCGTCAACGCCGTCAGGGCGGTGAACCCGGACGTGAAGGTCCTGACCGGGGCGGGCATCCAGTCAGGCGAATGCGTCAGGATCGCCGTCGACCTCGGCACCTGCGGCGTCCTTCTGGCTTCAAGCGTCGTCAAGGCCGAGAACCCCGAAGCCGTCCTCCGGGATCTCGTCTCCCTGATCTAG
- the tgtA gene encoding tRNA guanosine(15) transglycosylase TgtA produces MAITFEVIHKDIAGRVGKLRVNDRTVRTPALLPVVNPHLPLVTPREMREMGVEALITNAYIFRRSTEYRDRALSEGLHKVLDFDGAIMTDSGSFQLSVYGEVEVSNQETIEFQQAIGSDIIVPLDIPTPPDAGRERAERELVVTMDRIHEARELFPDANLVGPVQGGIFTDLREEAGRAVQEFGFTFCPVGAVVPLMESYRYKDLVQVVLAAKRGLSPATAVHLFGAGHPSMFALAVAMGCDLFDSAAYALFAREGRYITTHGSLKIDELAELPCACRVCRSMTAEELRQSKDRERLLALHNLHVTLAEIARIRQAIQDGTLWELVDERCRSHPRLLDGYRELLAHAAELERDDPVSKRRFFYRGSESCRRTEVIRYQEVIPRIPLGERVLVSFDGREVPGFDTVLNFKPPFGPYPTELAETFPVGQSEVPEWDDDMVRSGCAGIRALMEAHPESRFAVRCGEEWVRLVLEEVPDAEVYREQV; encoded by the coding sequence ATGGCAATTACGTTTGAAGTCATCCACAAAGATATCGCGGGAAGGGTCGGGAAACTCAGGGTGAATGACAGAACAGTCAGGACGCCCGCACTCCTCCCCGTCGTCAACCCTCACCTCCCCCTGGTAACCCCCCGCGAGATGCGGGAGATGGGCGTCGAGGCCCTGATCACGAACGCCTACATCTTCAGGCGGAGCACGGAGTACCGCGACCGGGCACTTTCAGAGGGGCTTCATAAGGTCCTCGACTTCGACGGCGCGATCATGACCGACTCCGGCTCGTTCCAGCTCTCCGTCTACGGCGAGGTCGAGGTGAGCAACCAGGAGACGATCGAGTTCCAGCAGGCGATCGGGAGCGATATCATCGTCCCCCTGGACATCCCCACCCCGCCGGACGCCGGAAGGGAGAGGGCCGAGCGTGAACTCGTGGTCACGATGGACCGGATCCACGAAGCCCGCGAACTCTTCCCCGACGCGAACCTCGTCGGTCCGGTGCAGGGCGGCATCTTCACCGACCTCCGCGAGGAGGCCGGACGGGCCGTCCAGGAGTTCGGGTTCACCTTCTGCCCGGTCGGGGCCGTGGTGCCGCTGATGGAGAGTTACCGCTACAAAGACCTCGTTCAGGTCGTCCTCGCGGCCAAACGCGGCCTCTCCCCGGCGACCGCCGTCCACCTCTTCGGTGCGGGCCACCCGTCGATGTTCGCCCTCGCCGTCGCGATGGGCTGCGACCTCTTCGACTCGGCCGCATACGCCCTCTTCGCCCGTGAAGGGCGCTACATCACCACGCACGGGAGCCTCAAGATCGACGAGCTCGCGGAACTCCCCTGCGCCTGCCGGGTCTGCCGCTCGATGACCGCCGAGGAACTCCGGCAGTCAAAGGACCGGGAGCGGCTGCTCGCGCTCCACAACCTCCACGTCACCCTCGCGGAGATCGCCCGTATCCGGCAGGCGATCCAGGACGGGACCCTCTGGGAACTCGTCGACGAGCGGTGCCGGAGCCACCCGCGCCTGCTCGACGGCTACCGGGAACTTCTGGCCCACGCGGCCGAACTCGAACGCGACGACCCTGTCTCCAAGCGCCGGTTCTTCTACCGGGGCTCGGAGAGCTGCCGGAGGACGGAGGTTATCCGCTACCAGGAGGTCATCCCCCGCATCCCCCTTGGGGAGCGGGTGCTGGTCTCATTCGACGGCCGGGAGGTTCCGGGATTCGATACCGTCCTGAACTTCAAGCCCCCCTTCGGGCCGTACCCGACGGAACTCGCGGAGACCTTCCCGGTGGGCCAGAGCGAGGTCCCGGAATGGGACGACGATATGGTCCGGTCGGGGTGCGCCGGGATCCGGGCCCTTATGGAGGCCCACCCGGAGAGCCGGTTTGCCGTCCGGTGCGGCGAAGAGTGGGTGCGCCTCGTCCTTGAAGAGGTCCCCGACGCGGAGGTGTACCGTGAGCAGGTATGA
- a CDS encoding type II toxin-antitoxin system VapC family toxin → MPDSVVLDSCIIAAIFFPEGITERAIEIVESHDCTTVDLAYVEVANVAWKRVPPFGQDQGIIRSGLADSQAFIRETCHVVPARDLMPAAYDLACSHGITVYDALFLAATVRCGTSLVTGDGRLHDAAKKVVTAQLVR, encoded by the coding sequence ATGCCCGATAGCGTTGTGCTGGACTCGTGCATCATCGCAGCGATCTTCTTCCCGGAGGGGATCACGGAGAGAGCAATCGAGATCGTGGAGAGCCACGATTGTACCACAGTTGATCTCGCATACGTCGAGGTTGCAAATGTTGCCTGGAAGCGGGTCCCCCCTTTTGGCCAGGACCAAGGCATCATCAGATCCGGGCTGGCCGACTCTCAGGCATTTATCCGGGAGACCTGCCATGTGGTGCCGGCCCGTGACCTGATGCCCGCGGCGTACGATCTGGCATGCAGCCACGGGATCACGGTCTACGACGCTCTCTTTCTTGCCGCCACGGTCCGATGCGGGACCAGCCTGGTGACCGGCGACGGCAGGCTCCACGACGCGGCAAAGAAGGTGGTGACCGCGCAACTGGTTCGTTGA
- a CDS encoding pyrroline-5-carboxylate reductase family protein gives MDRVGVIGYGHMGSMLVKGFLASGVLAPGEVVVASRSRGNLDACAAAWPGIAIAATNADLARRCRTIVIAVRPQETMGVLREIVPVMDGSEHLVSLAAGIGLHDLEEMYAGPVSRVVPTATSAVGEGTTLVCHGQWVGTDEALMVENLFSAVGSVMPVGEEDLAAATLLSSCGPALLAAIIGELAGAAARASSLPPDRALVLATDLLTATAAYLRETGRTPEDLIGEVATRGGVTEVGVQGFRDRLPGVFDGVFAAMLERYGGLRK, from the coding sequence ATGGACCGGGTAGGAGTTATCGGCTACGGGCACATGGGCAGCATGCTGGTGAAGGGTTTCCTCGCGTCCGGCGTGCTCGCCCCCGGCGAGGTCGTGGTGGCATCGAGGAGCCGGGGGAACCTGGACGCCTGCGCCGCCGCATGGCCGGGGATAGCGATCGCCGCGACGAACGCGGACCTCGCCCGGCGGTGCCGCACGATCGTCATCGCCGTCAGGCCGCAGGAGACGATGGGAGTCCTCCGGGAGATCGTGCCGGTGATGGACGGGAGCGAGCATCTCGTCTCGCTTGCCGCCGGGATCGGCCTCCATGACCTCGAGGAGATGTATGCAGGCCCGGTCAGCCGGGTCGTGCCCACGGCCACCTCCGCGGTCGGGGAGGGGACGACGCTGGTCTGCCACGGGCAGTGGGTCGGCACGGACGAGGCTCTCATGGTCGAGAACCTCTTCTCTGCCGTCGGGAGCGTGATGCCCGTCGGGGAGGAGGACCTTGCGGCCGCAACGCTGCTCTCGAGCTGCGGGCCGGCGTTGCTCGCCGCCATCATCGGTGAACTTGCCGGGGCCGCGGCCCGTGCGAGCAGCCTCCCGCCGGACCGGGCGTTGGTGCTCGCGACGGATCTGCTCACGGCCACGGCCGCCTACCTCCGGGAGACCGGCAGGACGCCGGAAGACCTGATAGGAGAGGTCGCGACCCGCGGCGGCGTCACCGAGGTCGGCGTGCAGGGATTCCGCGATCGGCTGCCGGGGGTCTTTGACGGGGTATTCGCGGCCATGCTGGAACGCTACGGGGGGTTGAGGAAGTGA